agcggagtgtggcaggacactcttaatggactcacctatgtggatgttggaagtggggctgcttcctatgagaatttgagctttttctctagatacattcattaagtccgggatttagcccacggccaaaacgggcacaacggcaagagcttggaagctttctttgagacatcaaagcgtggttgttatttctgaattgcactcactgttgacggttcaagacattgtgttcaccgtaacaacaagcagttccggtaaccactcactaagttaaggttcaatctctgggacatcttagcctaatattgatgtattatgttttctcgtatttcgtcgatatgttttatcattcatgtgggggattattagaaaaaacgctttaaaaataccaatttttccatggactatgttttgatccctagacctattgcccattaattgttttttcatttgaatagataaaacaatagtcccacattgactaaaatctaaagagttttagacttaaataccatagaattggctataagggcatggcccttgggtcattagacttttgtgcttggagggaaggcctagactagggcaaggttgcctttcccgtatgcggggtgcttcgcacagaagcacgcacgccgccgccgtccggtcgggtcgggctcgggttcaggttcgggtgtgggtgtgggtgtgggtgtgggtgagggttcattagatcctatctttttgctgaaatttttggtacgtgttttccacacaagtagaagaatcttttctttgtttgtacgtgttttgtcctgacttctttgtctgaacgtgcttatCTTGGCTTCTTTGtatgaacgtgcttgtcttggcttctctgtctgtacgtgttttgtcctggatcccttgtctgtacgtatttggcttggcagcagcacactgctccatgcctgacaaaacaacttttcttgcactatctttaacccaacattaccagtatttctgtcataagcatgggtttttctttcttgtttgtaactacacaaacactatataagagagtagttgtaagctcagaaaacacacaccacagagaaacatctcttctactctccctctgtttttctgtaaacatctcttctactgttttaagttctgccaagctctaagggtaccctcattgtatgctacattgaggggtactaactgtagttgtatcctggaggtgactcgccaactgctgtagcatctcagaggagtggcaggcgatattgtctttaggacagcgtatcgtatacgtgcctctacattttctgtgcatctccagcaacatcggtttgagctaagtatcttcttctcagttacattattagtaatttaccCAACATTTCATACATAAAATTCGTTGCCTCATCATACATCCCATGATTACATAACCCACTAACCAACATCCTATAAGAAACCAAATTAGGTACACACCCACTAGATTCCATATCATCAACAATTTTACAAGCATCAACTGCTTTCTTTTCTCTACAAAACCCTGATATTATAGTATTATAATGAACAATATCAGGATTACAGCCTTTCACTTTCATCATACAGAGAAGTTTATAAGCTTCTCTCAACTTCTTCTTCCTGCACAAACTATTCAACAAAGTCGTATAACTTGACGCATCCGGCACAAACCCTTTATTCAACATATCTTCTAATAAGTCGACTGCTTTGTTCACTTGACCTTTCCTACACAACCCTTGCATCACAATTCGATAAGACTCGACATCCGGAAGAACATCTCTCTTAAAAATTTCATTGAACAAGTTATACGCAATACTTATATCACCATTAAAACAAAAGGCACGCATTAAAATACTGTAAGATTTTGTATTTAAAGATATACCAAATCGATCAACAGTCCTAAATAGATCTAATGCAGTTCGAAGATAATTCTGATGGGCAACAAGAACTTGAAGGAGTTGATTAAAGTGTTCTGGAAGTGGTTTACAATCAAATTCAAGCATTATATAGAATGTTTTTAGGGATTGACCAAGTAAGTTTGCATCACCGTAAATTTGAATAATATCTCCGAAAAGGTCAGGGGTTACAGGGTAACGATCGGATTTCAGTCGCTTGATGAGATTTTGCATAAGAGAGAAATGGCGGGAACCGCCAAGTTTACAAATTAAGGTACGAAATGAAGAGTATGAATGGCAGAAATTAGGTTGACGAGAAGCTAAATCGAAGATATTTTTAGCGCGAAGAGGATCCGATTCGAATGCAATGAGTTTTTGGACTTGAGCTGGTGAACAAATTAGGGCTTTAATTTCTGATAttttgttttgggaatttttagaAGATGAATAATTATGAGATGTGATTTGGAATATGGGGTTTAGGGTTACAGCTAAAAACATCAGGGTTTTGTAGGGATTGAGAGATAGTTGGGAGCGGTTAAGGATCATCATGTTTTCCAACGGCTACTTTTTCACTTCCCAGAGAGAGAGACAGCGTCGTACAGCTTTGCCTTGTACTTTTCCCCCCTTCTTCTACGGTTTTTGCTAAGGTGCACATGGGCCGGTACGGTCCGGGTTTCTTATGAACCCGGTACTTGTACCTGTATTTGGAGTTCACCGGTACCTTATTTTGAGGACttgtacctgtacctggagttgtacTCATACCTGTAAGACCGGTCTGGTATAAGActggtaccgggtttttacccaATTCAGATATTGAATCTTCCCAATACAGCTAAcacattcttctcttcttttttcaAGTAAACTATTCAATGCTTTATATTTCACTTCCAAAGACGAAGACAACCTAATATATTAACCAGTGTTTCTCCTGCAtctgtttcttctttttcttcttcatttgaaaagcACACTTAATTTAAAGATGATTCTTGTACTGTAATACTGGGATTTCAGATCCTATACCTGTTTGTTTGATTCATTAAGTACTCAAAACCTTAAAAACATAATatgcaaaattttgaaaaacaCAAGTAGATATATAGGAAGCACATACCCTTCTCAGTTTTTACCTtaatgaaaaatcaaattcatataacaaaaatatatcagattgagtCAAAATCTAATATAAACCCAATAAAAAGATAACATAGTGGATTCAGACAAACATACACTTTAtgattaagaattttttatggggtaaaaactgattctgctggaaatggtaaatttgggtgtgccgccgagaaacaaatttaaaccctaaacaagaaatggtcgttccagtcttgtttcggtcacaaagtgaaggagaagggttgatcttagggagggaagcgaagaagtgttgagatcaaaatattgaattttgagggtgtgactgttgtatgacttgtatcagaatttggaactggcttgtggaatgtaaTCTATcaattctttttgtgtttttctgaatacttgtgttgttgCTAACCAAAACTCTCTTgttggtcgaaataggttgaaaatctatttatacaagtcattgagcacccctaatctcataggaagtggagatagttaagtagtggagaagtggggttgtgtagaagTGGTTTACCATCACGTTCCCATTGTGAGGGGAAACTGGTCAGCtgatggttttccaaaagttgttgtagttgtggtaaaaactgggttcttttcagacttgtgaaggaaataatttttagacttaataaaaataaagataaaaaaaattaaattcaaaggtgaagtaaatattatggaaagaccagggttcaggatttcaccatacaccaaaattcatgtgattcaatgataattcttatcatgcaattctagacattataattccaatcaaaagtaattgtgattctaatcattgcctaaatcatattttcaaaacatccattgttaatcgcaagcatgaaatatcaaaagcaataaaccaatcatatttcatcaagagaaaacacaattaattaataaaaatcatttattcaattttcattcggtgcaattaatcataaaaggattgcataaataaatttaaatgaattttaccacataacttttggaagaatggcttcctccatcacccctgggattgggtttagctcctcatcccaaaaacacactcacaagataaattcatggctaaaataggtgtttttattgatgaatataagatgaaacaggaatttgcaacgctgtaatggtgttacagcgccactgttacaaaggggaaaGGGTTGAAAATCAACGATACAACTCaagtgctgtaaaacaacgacactgggtgcacttttaagactgttgaagaacgactgtcttagctagtctgttcttcgtcttcttcttcctcctcgagcagcagcagcagcaacactgtaactctctgtaactcgattctcccttctctgcagacctctaaactctctcctaatggtttctaacccttctatgatgaaaacacagctatttatagctatccaactccctagaaactcgatcaaatccgagaataatctcattattcttctcgggcagtttggagaaaaatcactttcctgttgattcacgtgtttctgttggctattctctcgtatccaaactattctctgacttgaacaagactaggtacatctttatccagcgtaaaactctcccaaaattcttcacaaaatctttgaaaataaacagaaagaatacgtatccctgttgaactttgattcacttctcccggaCATTCTAGCCCAATATGTTCGACCCAAACGCACACACAAACCCTGTTTTGCTTTAGTAAGTCCATCCCAATCGAATTCCacaattgaatctctttaaaactgcccaaagattctcacacaaaaattgctcctcgctgctgccagtttcccgccaaaaattttatttgaattatgtggatgacctccccttatccatttCGAGAGTCcatttagtacatgccctgaaatggggtgccccttatccaacttaggggtgcctttagcaatttttctaggatgtttttcgcactttttcggggttcctccggggtatttctgggatgtctccaacatacttccggggtgcttctggtagttccTCTCGGAGtgtaaataccacttttcgagcccatttcgccgcaaaagcttatttctccaaaaacacctacaaaagcgcaaaataaccaaataagtacaaaaacgagcactaacaatacatgtaaatgagaacaaatagacacataaatgcgtctatcaaatacccccaaacttattatttgctagtcccgagcaaatcaaaactacaaaataaaatcctaactcactgtcgca
The nucleotide sequence above comes from Papaver somniferum cultivar HN1 chromosome 8, ASM357369v1, whole genome shotgun sequence. Encoded proteins:
- the LOC113305673 gene encoding pentatricopeptide repeat-containing protein At4g01400, mitochondrial-like, whose translation is MMILNRSQLSLNPYKTLMFLAVTLNPIFQITSHNYSSSKNSQNKISEIKALICSPAQVQKLIAFESDPLRAKNIFDLASRQPNFCHSYSSFRTLICKLGGSRHFSLMQNLIKRLKSDRYPVTPDLFGDIIQIYGDANLLGQSLKTFYIMLEFDCKPLPEHFNQLLQVLVAHQNYLRTALDLFRTVDRFGISLNTKSYSILMRAFCFNGDISIAYNLFNEIFKRDVLPDVESYRIVMQGLCRKGQVNKAVDLLEDMLNKGFVPDASSYTTLLNSLCRKKKLREAYKLLCMMKVKGCNPDIVHYNTIISGFCREKKAVDACKIVDDMESSGCVPNLVSYRMLVSGLCNHGMYDEATNFMYEMLGKLLIM